The sequence caattcgaaccgtataacagtagccggaataactgtgggtctttaaaatcAAAAAGAGCTGAAAAAAGGAaattgcagtgaaccaacgaaatgaacaacactagcatgcccttacctagtttcctgataactattgctaattgtggttcaggttcaggttctatgaaagggtctaaatagaatattttcattggatgcgtttcttcataggttggatccaaattattaggtcctagagtctggaaaaactcaaatatgatcttagaagcgcacaataataacctaaataattgaggatcctctaagtcaataagatttgacttacataattgaccaaaatgagagtagtggtcattcttaagcaaatgtgtcgattctaatttcctaaagcatttaggtttagtctcacaacttaatattcgacacatttggaatataaacgttcccacagttggaagaaatctatttggtgggaaaacaaagtcaatatggggatcatagcctgggcaaaccacatcaaccagaggatgggtttctaacgactgaactccttcatggacatcattaggctcgggaaaacgagtatgaaggtaatcttgtaaaatggtcgaggcacagatatcaagtcctaagtgtggggaatttctgagagttaaaggtaaggcactagggaagtgataatcacccccaaaattagagttttcagtgtctctagatagacctctaattatttcttgaatttccgtatcttcagagtccttaaaatattcaagagattcttctaagttattatcaggtagtgcatctttactcatctctacgggtctatcttcttcttccaagactattgtttctaagtcgcgagactctaaaacattattttcgaaatgaacccgttcctctaaaccactatcggcttcatAATCAAatggaaaatctacatcgtctaaaacggtggtatccctaatcaaatcctcgtccttttgaataggtgaataatcataaaaattatttggatttgaattagaaataatataatcactatacagctcaattggattactagactcctgatcactatgcctacatatttcagattcttcatcaatactatcctcatcacagtcctcattataataacatgaaaaaggtcgaacctcatcaaaacaagtagtgttaccaattctaacctcgtcatcttgattatgtgaataactatcttcattctcaagggtattattggatacactatattggaaattcaagtaatttcgagcaattctttcgttcgtctcatctatccgcttgaggtggtcttctaaagaaggttcactcattattgtagttctttcgtctataattatactattcatctcagctaacttaagcgtcgactcagctaacttcctgagggactcttataaaggaggaataggaacagagggatcataaaaaggactacttttcaatagtttgattgtatcctctagagacgaagaactcgtactataatcttcttgctcgtaagactgatgcatgtgtggatagtaattgggctcaccagggtatgacccatatccttccaaaggatggcgttcccaaccactattcccaacatggccataaaaaggatgatgtccatattcaaattcaggtcgatactcattgtattggcttctatcataccagttcgacattcttaattgcaagggaattctacacaatcacaaacaaggctgactcgaccaaatcaaacctataaaatctagcaaacaaaaatcatgatggctccacttagattgtttctagaccagcttctatctttcgaaagggaattcgttgcaatttgagcaaacccctctggaatcaatccgagctaatgtaagttgaatcgaggcgagggaagcttagtagagctttgatacccaaggcctcaccgcattagaaggcggcgcagtcacgcattcaactcacagaaaccatcatgaactttgaagtgtgcttacagagcaaccaatatttttcgaacgagtttcctattaagatcgttaccctatcggtctcgttctattccaaattttaaagcttggattcgcgttaggtttcgttttccaaggcgggcaagaagagaacggtgatgaaatccgaacccttatcttgtattggccaggccttgccctttactaggaatttaaaacagccgtattcaagtcctcagcatatattcaccttaaggcaaacagtaaacccgcttgcaggagattcgcgggtgtttagaagtttacctcccgtaccagacgggcgaagaaccgctgtagtcgactcgggccactgactccggtgtcagtgtgcgaccCCGAGggaccgagacgatatagtaatcgtcgtccttccctgcaaacagtttgtatttaattttttttttaatttataacccttctgtagggttttaaaaataatgtcaaatgttcaatgtccggaaaaaaaaataatgtccaaaagtaaaagattacaaaaataaaaactttaattacagtttctaaaaaaaaaattaataaaaaaaaatatctaaaaaaataataataaaaaaaaaatccttcgtcttctttccgttctttttgctttaagctttgctcctagtctttatgaaatcgccaaaaatctttggcaacttcttcttcttctttttcttttcgatccaagcctcaaaacctgtatcacatagacaaatacccaaagaacgtaaaaacgaacaaagaaaaataaatctaaaaaaaaaaaattctgcctaaacacaattccgcgtcggcggcgccaaaatgattaaatatttttcgtggttgtagtagtgaggttcaaactctcgtacttgtgaaggataatttttttagaaaataaatatatatacaaatattggcaaattggtagagagttactgggactaaggacttggccaattctcatgcatatggtacattttatttatccttaacaattatcgctcaaaacataaaatgtaaggactcttattttgccaatatagattctcaaaatattagttataaatcataagcatgggacatcaaacatttaagcaagcatgccgcatcaaataaaatgataactaattaatcaaaatcatttttcaattttaaatcaatgcaaaagtcataaaaataataaattaaatttaccagaatgacgaaaatcgcctcctccgttgtcccaatgttgggtttagctcatcatggtgaaatacctctcaaaatattttattaagctcaattggtgtttacaataaagagaagaagagaaaatggtgtgaaactgtaatctgcgacgcacaaaaggcatccagaataaacgataaaatctaactgttgttgtcgctatggttctaagacccacacctatgacccacgagccactgtcgttgtcactgttgaagaacgacggtttctgagagtctgttcttcgtgttcttcatcttcatcagcagcataaaacaaCAGCAAGAAGCTTgctgttcatggtgatttcttgctcctcagttctcctcaagcctccaaactctcgacaacctttctctgacctccaaggaacCTATTAATAGCCAacatacccatcgaatctcgctcattcactccatataattctccattactcggaaaatatttttttccattttcttcactgtcagccgagatatgatcttctccatcccctctgcctgcgcatatgagctgtaatacttccatagttgcataaacacttaagaagatcagatatcttccccatttagtccacaaaacttcccaaaaattcctctcacagagaactcgagcgtatcttccctgtttaactctcgattaaaagttagcggattctagccaaatttaactcattccaacgctcagaataatctttttatactcaatagatatgacccaattaattctagcaatttagtttctccacaaatccatcgaaaataaatttgaaaatctgccagggagagaatatattttcccgctaaaaatgaaatttgaattatgagaagaaaagtgtcctccccctaatcctgtacgggtgtccctttagcaattggggtggaaatagtaattttggggtggaaatagtaatttttctgggttcctccggtacatttctgggacgcttccggtgcatttctgaggtgccaccggtacattatcctggggtgtaaaacactacttttcgagctcatttcgccacaaaggcttatttctcaaaaaaaatctacaaaaacacaaaataacacaataagtacttaatcgagtctaacaatacagaatattgagaacaaaatagacacataaatgcgtctatcagtttgcCCTTGTCACGATGTCATCTTCAATGAAATCTTCAGCAATATCCTCCCCCACATCATCATCAGCGATGTCCTCCCCTACATCGTCTTCACGATTTGTAACGAAGGACTGTTGTGGAATGATCGAAGGTTCGTATACCCTAGCTACCTTGATTGCCTCCACGCTTTCATCTTTTAACATGGATGATATATAGGCTAAGGCGTCGGTGTGCCTGAGTTCTTTTCTGCATAAATGCCGGAATTTGATGTTGGGTATTTGGGTTGCCAGTGTCTGTACTAAAGCCGTGTACGCTGACAAGGTCTCATCGTAGACGTTGTACTCTTTCCATATTTGTCGTATGACTAGCTGTGGATCACTTGTCAGGCGTATCTCCGTCAATCCCATCTCTATTATCAGACGAAGAGCGTGTACTACGGCCTCGTATtatacgatgttgttggtatgccccttgaattctaaccttaATGCGTGCACAATCCTGTCCCAAGTAGGAGAGGTGATTCCGATGCTTATGCCTGCCCCTTCCCTATTTTTTGATCCGTCGACGAAGATTTCCCATCGTCTCTGGTTCGAGGGCTCGAGAATATCAATTGGGTCTTTCCCGTCTTCGGTTTCTGGCATGCCCCTTACTTCCTCGTCGTTATCGAGGGGTAGATCTTCTAAGACTTgcgatttttgggaatgttggatttcatggatgatgttgaattggtcaagGTGTGTGTTCCACTTTGATATCCTTCCTACCTTCCCAGCGCTTTTGAGAACAtcctccaatggtgctttgcatggaacACGAATGTAATGGGTCAAGAAGTAAGTCCTTAGCTTTTTGGTTGCCCATACTAGTGCCAGGATAAgttgctcgatcttcgtgtaattcctttctgCCGGATTGAGAGTCTTGCTGACGTAGTAGATAGGTTGCTCTATCTTCGTATTTGTCTtcaccaacactgcgctgactgcatcctCCGTAGCTGTTGTATAAAGAGCCAGAACTTCGTCGGGATCAGGCTTTTGTAGGATCGGGATTTCGGCTAGATATTCCTTTATTTTTTGGAAAGCTTCCTCGTACTCTGTCGTCCATTCAAATTTGCTCATTTTTTTGAGAATGTTGAAGAAATGTTTACACATGTCCGACGATCTGGATATGAATCTACCCAGTGCAGCTAAGGATCCGTTGAGCTTATGGACTTCTttcaaattcttcggagatggcatttctactatggatTGGATTTTGGCAGgatctacctcgatgcccctctTCGTTACCAGGTACCCAAGGAATTTTCCTGACGTGACGCCGAACGTACACTtttctggattcactttcatgttgtGATTCCTCATAGCTTCGAAGATGTCCCTCAAGTCTTGATGGTGGTATTTGTGTAGCTTGCTTTtcacgagcatgtcgtcaacataGACTTCCAGCGTATACctaatccatggtttgaaaattgcatcaaccatcctctggtatgttgcccctgcattTCTCAGTCCGAAGAGCATCCTGGTGTAACAATAGAGGTCGTGCAGGGTGTAGAATGTcgtatgttgttgatcttcttctgccagggctacttgaatataaccagaatatccatccataaatgaaatttcttcgtatccttcgacgGCTTCTACGAGTTGATTGATGCTGGGGAGCGGGTAactatcctttggacatgccttgttaagattggtgaaatcgatgcatatccttactcctccgttcttttttggtacgatgaccatgttcgagatccatgttGGATACTTCACTTTCCTTGATGAATCTTGTTTCTAATAACTTGCAGAGCTCCTTCTCGATGGCTTGATGATACTCTGGGTCTATCTTCCGTACCTTCTGCCTGAAGGGGGTCGTGCATGGTTTAATACGGAGCTCATGCTGAATTATCTTTGGGTCGatccctggcatatctcctaatttccatGGAAGATTTCTGCATATTCTATTAGTAACTTGATCAATGCCACCTCTATTTCTTTATTCATTGAGGTCCCTAATCATATACGGATCTTCTTCAGTTCCTATGTTGATCTCTTTCGCAGGTTCCAAAGACGTAAATGTTGGCTTTGGTTCCCCTAGGagagggacgttctttaattgctatttggtaggctcttcaGCCCCTTAGCCGCTGAGGTACTAGTTTCAGCATTTAAAACATTTCCCTCCTTTGTCAGACTTTTTCCTGAGATCTCTTCAAGATAAAGGTCAATGGCTTTCTCCTTGGCAGCTTCTTTATTTCGTTTCTTCGGGATTTCCGCAGTTCATCTTGTTCATTGTTGAGTTGATTTTGCATAGCTTGGCATTCTCGTGCGGTGACCTGATCTCCCTTTATTTCCATTACCCTTTCGGGTGTAGGAAACCTAAGGTATTGATGATAAGTCGTcgctactcctttgagcttgtgcacCCATATTCGACCAATGATGGTGTTGTAAGGGAAGGGAGCATCTACTACGCTGAATCGAGTATCAACTTTCATTGGTCCCGCGTCTACTTGCAAAACAATATCCCCCAAGGGCTTCGTTGATGCCCCGTGGAATCCGTAGATGGTATAATATGATGACATTAGTTGTTCGTCATTAAGCTCCGTACGTTTGAACGTATCATAGAACATAACATTAACAGAGCTCGCACCATCGATGAGGATCTTCTTGATATTGCAACCCTCTACTGGCAATGTGAGTACCAAAGGATCattatgatcttccatatcttcctcGATATCTTCAGAGTCGAAGGTCACACGCGCGTTCATCCATTACTCATGTTCGTCCACTTATACTCCATCGATTTTGTATAGCTCGCAGTAATCCTCAAATTGCTTCCGTAGCCTTTTTCCTATCTGAGCTGTTAGTGAAGGTACAGTAGCTTCGGAACATGAAATGGTATTCACTGTTCGGTTTCCTTTAGGAAATTGAACTTGCTTTCTTCGCTTAGCCCTATCTTCGGTTTCTGCTTTTCGTATATACTGCTTGAGATCTCTCGCGTCAATGAGCTTTTGGATCATTATCTTCAAAttcttgcatttctcggtctggtgcccattgaagcagtgatattcgcATTCTTTGACTTTTCGGATCTTGGGGGATGCTTTCCTTTGGACCATGGCCATTCCAAGTTTTCCCGTCCCTTAAATTCTCTTAAGATCCGAGCATAACTTGTGTTTAGCTTAgtatagacttgatcttcaaattttcgatcatcaTGTCGACGATCCTCCCTTTGTCCTCTCCTATCTTCGGTTGGACGTTCGGTTGAACTAGCTTTTTTTGATCCGCTAGCTTGCTATGCTGAGTTAGTTCGATTGGAATTTTGAGTCTGGGATCTAGGATTCTCCCGCTGGATTTCTTTCAATCTAGCATGTTTCTCAATGATTATTCGAAGGTCTCCTTCAGTCGTGGGCACACTCCCGTGAATCTCGACAAACAGCGAGCTCATCATAtccaatccccacttgtagcagctGATGCTGACCACTGGATCAATATTTCCTATAGCTtgacagatcttgtgccatctatccGTGTACTCTCTTGTTGTCTCCTTGTATTTGACTTCCAACGAGAATAACTTGTTCATCCCGGCGtgaacagccttgttgtacatgtaagtcctCAAAAACTTCTTAGTGAGCTGGTCAAAGGAGTTGATGGAGCTGGGAGGAAGGTTATCGAACCAAGATAGGGTCGATCCTTTCAGACTGTAAGGGAAGTACCTACATAGGACCACATCCTCCTGATCCCATCGAGATAACATATGATTATAATATCAAAGATGGGCCGCGGGATCGCTGGATCCATCGTAGCATTCGAACGCTGGGATTGGGAATTTCTTCGGTATGAGTGCTTTGGATAGGCGCGGAGTCAGTGGCGTAGTGTTAGCTTCTCTCATTACCTCTTCTAATCTTCCTCCTTCTTGCTTTGCCTTCAATTGCTTGATTTCAGCCATCATCTCTGCACAAATATCTTCCATAGCGCGATTGTGATCATCCTCTGTGGAGGTTCGTCCCGCTCTTCGGTTCTCACTATCGAAATAGTCTGAATCTTCGGGAGTATAGTCCGGATTTGAAGATCTATTTCCTCTTGCAGCTCTTCGATTTAGTGGTTTGGGATTGGCTTCGTTTGTCACGATCATTCTTCGGTCAtgatttggctctggtgcttttgaATTGGCTTCGTCATGTTGTTGCGCATCTCCTAAGACCTGAGCCATCTTCTCTTTGAGTTCTTGGTTTTCACGTGCCAACAGCGCTACAGCCTCTGCGTATACCCTCTgattcttcttcagttcctcaagctctgCCATTATCTGGGTTGAATGATTTGATCCTTGATTTGGGGTTCCAACCTGCCTTTGCCCCCCATCCACCATGGTATGACCTTCATCAACCGTTTGGATTAGGGGTATGGGCGGATCGGTGGTCCCTACTGGTGGTTCGTTATGAAGATACGCTGGTTGGTTTGTTGTTAACAAGGGTAGGGTGACATGTAAAGTTTGATTTTGAGCATTGGTAAACGGCATCCCGAAGGCTGGTTGTTGCATTGTTGACTCTGCAAATCCTTCACGCTGTTCATGGATACGAGAAGTTGTTGCTTCTTTTGCTGCATCAACTTTCGCTGCTACAGCCTTGACCGCTACTGCTGCTATTTCGTTGGCATTTAGTGGTGAGGTGATTTCCACTGTATCCACCTTCTGGGTTGATGCCTTCACTTTTTTACCTTTCTGTTTGCTTTGGGTCATATACGGTGTTGTCCTCGGCGTTTCTGTTGATGAGGCCTTCTCTTTTCCCACATCTTTGATTTTCTCCATCTCTGATATCTCTGCAAAAGATGAAATGTAGACGAAGAAACATGATCCATAGAGGTTCCGTTAGCAGAGTTTATTCTGACGAAAATAACCTTGACGCCTAAGGTAGAAACACATAACCCAGCTATTATTCCCCTATTCAGAGGTATTGGATCTCTTAAATACCCCAGGTCCAGTTTGAAAATTGATGACAACGTAAGACTTGTTTTAAGTGAACAAAGTTAAATGGATTAGAAAAATTTATAAGTCCGAAGAAAGCACGGATCCATAGAGGATACACCCCGAAGGGAAATCTCTTCAGATTAAACGAATTAGATCCAAAGAAAGCATTTATAAATGAGTTGAAAGAAAATATTTCCAAAATAAACGTTTGATCCAAGGCTCGTGAATCCAAAGTTGATAGATCCAAAGCAAAGTTTGAAAGATAAACGGTTTGAAGATCGGGGAGAGGTTAGATCTGAGAAAAAACCTAGATCTGATGGGTTTTGGCTGTTGAAAATATCGTTTTCGAAAATAAATATAACAAAACGACGGAGACATATTCAAGACACTATTTCACATGGAATAGCGTTGAGAGCCTAAGAGAGGGTAAAATCACAGGAAAGATAAAATCTTTTACctggacaaagtccctgtttctagcgccagattgtgaacacataaattacGATGGTGGTCACGTGTTCACAAACCAATATTCGTATTTGTAAATAAAAGCATTATAAGAAATAAAACAGATGTGAAATGGTACCAAATACGATGACTCATCAACTCAGAGTCTTCggactcgtcattgtctagtcgggAGGGATTGATTCAGCCGTTCTACATAGTTACGATGCATGTATCATGaagcataataataataataaaaacagaACGTagggtgctgaaatgtaaataacacaattatttacgtggttcagcactgaggcctacgtccacggggttggtgtttcactatataTTGgggagttacaaagatagtcgaatgactttaagtGAATAACGATGCTTAAAGGGGAAATATgattcatacttactcttcctatctCTCTTTCATATCCTCTTCTCTAGTTACTAAAACTGGTTGACcccctctctcttagtggaggggggtatttatagggatagcACGTGAGGTCCACTGTTAAGGTCGACTGCCACCTAATCTTCTTATTCTTTGTGCTGATCCCGCTGGTATCTTCGTCTTCAACCGATGCCCCCACCGGTCATGCTTGGTGACAATGGGTCACCTCTTTCTCCTCCACAGGTTGATTGACACGTACCCTATGtctagagtgtttaatgcgggtggttgggcttCCTGCACGCACCAGACAGCTGTCTGTGGCTCCCATCACATCCGTGTCAGTTAGACTAACCCTCGCTGTTGATCTTAGATCCTTATCGAGATGGAATAAAGTGAATCCTTGGGTGTTCTTCAATGTTTCACGGTGGCTCGTTCTTTCAGTGCTCCATGATTCCTAGCCATCGGATTAGTTCGGTGATGAATATATACTGATGACAGATGCTTCTTGGGTGTTGATACGTGGCATCGTGTCTTGATGTTCCATGCTGTGGGTTCTCCACGCGTAATTACCTGGACACGTGGAGagtgatgaattatgtgtatacaccaagtatgcataacatcatttaaaaccaaaatccaggggtttaagttcgcaaaccctgtCTGCATACtgcgaaaattcgtttgcaaacccgtatgcatacttgacgtcgatatttggtaaacttgttttggccgtaacttcttcgtccgaacttggattgacctcattatttttgcactctTTTCCTcgttgaattctcttcaaaatggagatgagaaaccttgaatttggatgagttaagattgatatttgtcccgtctcttgtttttgagtattttgctatgtttcgttgcacttgttccacttctcttgaacgtGGTCACTTGGATTCCTGGAGTACTACTCTtttaagataatttgtagcttttacaagaatgtcgttggtgaatcacaaagaaggaagttcaagaatggaaagtagtacgcagtgctatggaattcttgaatgttcacaatcatcctttgtgaactatggtgcatagtcgttattgactttgtatgttcttctttgatgaagaaaatctttttatacgcctttggtagctattgttggtgtaaatccatgcgaaaaagattgattctaccctataaggacaaatcatcttgtatgtgcattacgagtttgtcttgttgcctgggaaacttcttatgagaatttattcttatttttgagaaggattactagagtttggaatagtcattattgtgattacacattgctatgtccaacggtttcatcttcatgtttttagattattggtttaaattctaaacttgtttggaagatgatttttgcagtattaatctttatggttttatatattgcaatattgttatgggatatgtgtgtttacgtccgtgaactatgattgtcccataccttgtcaaaagtaaagtctttcgtatgtcgatatgcatgtattgataaaagaatgaatagacttttgacaaatacaaaagttaagcctattatgtcaattattgatggaagataggttaaaatcttttgtttgcaaggattatgtctattgaatgtcgttatgcgaatagcgatggaaaatagaatgaatccttgtgtattccgcagtattaatcttccctgatccatatttttatgtattactgtgaggctccgtaaagtgtcttatgttgagcattaaacggccaagttgattatttttatgattaactttgttgttgttccgtgaggtactttatgtcgagcatattcaactaaattaatcatcttgtttggttatttagttgttgctccatcagttttcttatgatgagcatgaccaattaaattgattacttttgtgattagtttggttgtgtgtttcgattagattaattatgggttctcttgtgattaatctaattgtatatttttttgagtctccataagttcacttatgttgaaaattttcgattaaattaatcatgggttctcttgtggttaatttaattgagtattttggattcaaactcatacttgtatgtgatttgttatgtccaaagaaatccttctcttctttcgaaattaaggttgctcttgttgttcttttgggaatgacatttaatgggggagagttcttttgaacttgcgcctaattgccatatctttgtggggagtgcggttgtggaatattataggggttatcttgtatctttataaactccttgatgaatgcatttagcttcggctttatggttgcatctaaagaacaagttgatattttttctttcttttggtcaagaaatgtctctttcggaaatttcattaggatcccgttcttgtacctttgccaattttattgacaaaaaggggaagaattaatatgtagttcacactacaaatacatatggttttcgtatcattatgtaagggggagtggtttccatgtgagatggagtattgactaaaggggagtgatacatatcaccatagtattgttgttgaagttgtgatacaattgaactttgacgatgtgtaatgatactatgacactgtataacaatgattgagaactattgttttattgttgttatagctacgaattttcaacaacgatgatactaaacttacaacctttgggatcattggagtacttggaagtgacgaagatttcgagtaatgttgaagattaggcatgtggaataggagttacaaaagttaatttatttattttttgtattgcatatgtattaatagttttgccactaaaattgacaaagggggagattgttagagcattgcttagtcgaactcgcatgcgttgctatctcaagcatgctccatatcaaatattttcaaatactatATTTTATTCCCGTAATCTACACATAAGttccttgattttcttcttcctcactcaattcggcacacaaggtgaggaaagaattctaataccaatcaagtggtattagtatgagattctCTCTCATTATGGGATTTCGAACAACCAGAGTatccttgatctagtatcgtatgagaaattctcttATTGTCacctcgaactagcgaagtatcttgagattgacttgggtttcctatgcaacttttagcaattctgtttttaatacagtttttgcatcttgtcttatttttccctttatcattagatgatttaataacatcggaagacatgtccatc comes from Papaver somniferum cultivar HN1 chromosome 7, ASM357369v1, whole genome shotgun sequence and encodes:
- the LOC113295978 gene encoding uncharacterized protein LOC113295978 → MNARVTFDSEDIEEDMEDHNDPLVLTLPVEGCNIKKILIDGASSVNVMFYDTFKRTELNDEQLMSSYYTIYGFHGASTKPLGDIVLQVDAGPMKVDTRFSVVDAPFPYNTIIGRIWVHKLKGVATTYHQYLRFPTPERVMEIKGDQVTARECQAMQNQLNNEQDELRKSRRNEIKKLPRRKPLTFILKRSQEKV